A DNA window from Nitrospira sp. contains the following coding sequences:
- a CDS encoding Protein YciI (MaGe:77309093), producing the protein MKFVILGYDGPEGEAKRKIHRPAHLANLEPLAQQGRVTLAGPLTDKTGSLMVLEFESQAEAEQFANQDPYMVHGVFERVEVHPFMQVLPQ; encoded by the coding sequence ATGAAATTTGTGATTCTTGGATACGACGGCCCTGAGGGAGAAGCAAAACGGAAAATTCACCGCCCAGCCCATCTCGCCAATCTCGAGCCATTGGCGCAACAAGGCCGCGTCACTCTTGCCGGTCCGCTCACGGATAAAACCGGCAGCTTGATGGTATTAGAATTTGAGTCACAAGCTGAGGCTGAGCAGTTCGCCAACCAGGACCCCTATATGGTACATGGCGTCTTTGAGCGGGTTGAGGTTCACCCATTCATGCAGGTCTTACCCCAATAA
- a CDS encoding Tetratricopeptide repeat protein (MaGe:77309094), with product MNHATLLPIAHIALSLIIAFLAATSATATETTIVAEGQYVMADGDTLVMAEDKVLQRAQRKAIEEAGLYLEATSHDYEAVRNGTSTHVSSLEIRTLAAAITKTEILESRRSFERDRPVFMIRIRAIVNMEHLQEAIRRWRSEEQLTAHFKQLQRENAELKAQLRETHSAPSGVRTLMIQPPGRTQPQEQAHHLVESAVRSHSLRQKIDLTSQAATLDPQSAAPLIVRGQTYLKMVSLAYANKSRLSEYAEYIDYARMDFDRALLLDAGNSWALLGQGDVSTWLNQTDAAETAYTKALEIDPFFDIARQRLIRVMTAQARKLISMAQWNPAMTTLDRILNSSVSESWTPSQKEAYFLRGELHQQLNQPTQAIADLSIVIDIDPAHVQALLMRGTLYREQLEGRLAKEDFEQACLLGALTACEQLP from the coding sequence ATGAATCATGCGACGTTGCTGCCCATCGCACATATCGCCCTCTCGTTAATCATTGCTTTTCTCGCCGCCACCAGCGCTACCGCAACCGAAACGACAATTGTAGCCGAAGGGCAATATGTCATGGCGGATGGCGACACCTTGGTTATGGCGGAAGACAAGGTCCTGCAACGCGCCCAACGCAAAGCCATTGAAGAAGCCGGCCTCTATCTAGAAGCCACTTCCCACGATTACGAAGCGGTTCGAAACGGAACGAGCACGCACGTCAGCTCTCTGGAGATTCGAACGCTTGCCGCAGCCATAACCAAGACAGAGATACTGGAATCCCGGCGCAGCTTCGAACGCGACCGACCGGTGTTTATGATTCGCATTCGAGCCATTGTGAATATGGAGCATCTCCAAGAAGCCATTCGGCGGTGGCGATCCGAAGAACAACTGACCGCGCACTTCAAACAATTACAAAGAGAAAACGCCGAACTCAAAGCGCAGCTCCGTGAGACACACTCCGCGCCATCAGGAGTACGTACGCTTATGATCCAGCCTCCAGGGCGCACCCAGCCGCAGGAGCAAGCGCACCACCTTGTGGAAAGCGCTGTCCGCTCGCACAGCCTTCGTCAGAAGATCGATCTCACCTCACAAGCCGCAACGTTAGATCCCCAGTCTGCAGCGCCACTGATAGTCAGAGGACAGACCTATCTCAAGATGGTTTCACTGGCCTACGCCAACAAATCTCGTCTCAGCGAATATGCTGAATACATCGATTATGCCCGGATGGATTTTGATCGAGCCCTTCTTTTGGACGCAGGAAATTCATGGGCACTCCTTGGGCAAGGAGATGTGAGCACGTGGCTGAACCAGACGGACGCGGCTGAAACCGCTTATACGAAGGCCTTGGAGATCGATCCGTTTTTCGATATCGCCCGGCAACGGCTCATTCGCGTTATGACCGCTCAGGCTCGCAAACTGATCTCAATGGCGCAATGGAATCCTGCCATGACGACACTCGATCGGATTCTGAATTCATCGGTCTCTGAGAGTTGGACCCCATCGCAAAAAGAGGCGTATTTCCTCCGAGGAGAACTCCATCAACAGCTGAATCAGCCCACACAAGCTATTGCTGATTTGAGTATCGTTATCGACATAGACCCCGCCCACGTCCAAGCTCTTTTGATGCGAGGCACTCTCTACAGAGAACAGCTCGAAGGCCGGCTCGCCAAAGAAGACTTTGAGCAAGCCTGTCTTCTTGGCGCTCTAACCGCCTGCGAACAGCTCCCCTGA
- a CDS encoding Carbon monoxide dehydrogenase (MaGe:77309095) gives MSQYRVLPGPEHFLPPAAASMGIRLPNPGEAHINGVITSEEKAYEEAAKQFLMAKVPTLFPGPLVLWAWNEKAAKKATAIRHLYDTLKECVQPGQKPMLIPMPDYRPKYPKINPEVEINPNHPNLTIWHNKIDCCMFIGVHCHQANLSLKIIRGGTSCYTIAMCAQAGHEDAMLSFRDASVEKIMTLAEWVRKLKGTVQPRLTSAKSGASN, from the coding sequence ATGAGTCAATACCGCGTGCTTCCAGGACCAGAACATTTTCTGCCCCCCGCTGCAGCCAGTATGGGCATTCGGTTGCCAAACCCTGGCGAAGCTCATATCAACGGCGTCATTACCTCCGAAGAAAAGGCCTATGAAGAAGCGGCCAAGCAATTCTTGATGGCCAAAGTGCCGACCCTCTTCCCCGGCCCCTTAGTACTCTGGGCTTGGAATGAAAAGGCCGCCAAGAAGGCCACGGCAATCCGCCATCTGTACGACACATTGAAGGAATGCGTGCAGCCCGGCCAGAAGCCTATGCTGATCCCCATGCCGGACTATCGCCCCAAATACCCCAAGATCAATCCTGAAGTTGAAATCAATCCCAACCATCCGAATCTGACGATCTGGCATAATAAGATCGATTGCTGCATGTTCATTGGCGTGCATTGCCACCAAGCGAATCTGTCGCTCAAAATTATTCGGGGCGGGACTTCATGCTACACGATTGCAATGTGTGCGCAGGCCGGCCATGAAGACGCGATGCTCTCATTCCGTGACGCATCCGTCGAAAAAATCATGACCCTGGCAGAGTGGGTGAGAAAGTTGAAAGGGACAGTCCAACCACGGCTGACGTCAGCCAAAAGCGGGGCTTCAAACTAA
- a CDS encoding Pyruvate:ferredoxin oxidoreductase, alpha subunit (MaGe:77309096): MADIHSVIGTKNKKGQTYTDTWKLMNEAPRTPSFYTGSEVIKEAVRRASCDVMIAYPITPQSEAAALIGELFAEGYIGDYFRGESEFAVMSQCAGAAFGGARVFTTTAGPGTMRAMENFPMWSGARLPIQMIVTCRGINSPLSIQPDTLEIAYLLNTGMLVWHAETAQDFFDWILKGYMVSEEPDVHLPLALCCDGFFVTHTKDVVNLTPADMCLPPYDPYRSPVPCMDMECPPVRMMRDPFVMKSNYISYATHASWQQEVWAAVERSRKHSIKWLNGLIDVENADAEIMLLASGTAVSQSREAIRLLEDEGVRCGLVKVKTLRPWPEEEIREATKNAKHIFVPEFNVTGWLAKELKATIPNHERVHAGPRVAGGMTMPPEIIVNEIKTTLGLKKSFVMAGRGS, translated from the coding sequence ATGGCAGATATACACTCAGTCATTGGCACGAAGAACAAGAAGGGCCAGACATATACCGATACCTGGAAGCTGATGAACGAGGCTCCTCGGACGCCCTCGTTCTACACCGGGAGCGAAGTCATTAAAGAAGCGGTGCGTCGCGCCAGCTGCGACGTCATGATCGCCTATCCCATCACCCCGCAGAGCGAAGCGGCGGCCTTGATCGGCGAGCTCTTTGCCGAAGGGTATATTGGCGACTACTTCCGCGGCGAGAGCGAATTTGCCGTCATGTCGCAATGCGCGGGAGCGGCCTTCGGAGGCGCTCGCGTCTTCACGACAACCGCGGGACCTGGCACGATGCGCGCCATGGAGAATTTTCCCATGTGGTCCGGCGCCCGGCTGCCGATTCAAATGATCGTCACCTGTCGCGGCATCAATTCACCGCTATCGATTCAGCCCGACACACTCGAAATCGCCTATCTTTTGAACACCGGCATGCTGGTATGGCATGCGGAAACCGCGCAGGACTTTTTCGATTGGATTCTCAAAGGCTACATGGTGTCGGAAGAGCCGGATGTGCATTTGCCGCTCGCGCTCTGCTGCGACGGATTCTTTGTCACGCATACGAAGGACGTCGTAAACCTCACACCGGCCGACATGTGCTTACCGCCCTATGATCCATACCGTTCACCAGTTCCTTGCATGGATATGGAATGTCCGCCAGTCCGGATGATGCGCGATCCCTTCGTCATGAAGAGCAACTACATCAGTTACGCCACTCATGCCAGCTGGCAGCAGGAAGTCTGGGCGGCCGTGGAGCGCTCCAGAAAGCACTCCATCAAGTGGCTCAATGGGCTGATCGATGTGGAGAACGCGGATGCCGAGATCATGCTCCTCGCGTCAGGCACTGCGGTGTCGCAGAGCCGCGAGGCCATCCGCCTCCTCGAAGACGAAGGCGTCCGTTGCGGGCTCGTGAAGGTGAAGACCTTGCGCCCATGGCCGGAAGAAGAGATTCGCGAAGCCACGAAGAACGCCAAGCACATTTTCGTGCCGGAGTTTAACGTGACCGGCTGGCTGGCCAAAGAGCTCAAGGCAACGATTCCCAATCATGAGCGGGTGCATGCGGGTCCGCGCGTCGCTGGCGGCATGACGATGCCACCAGAAATTATCGTCAACGAAATCAAGACGACCTTGGGACTCAAAAAGTCCTTTGTCATGGCCGGACGCGGAAGCTGA
- a CDS encoding Ferredoxin oxidoreductase (MaGe:77309097), which yields MSKEKIKISEALYDIMPSDYQDLVKSATYGKEDRGWKDIGNNKELIEQHSLCAGCPESMAFRYILASLPNPEDTVMVGSTGCTSLVFPMVAVHNIHSLFGNQNAIASGLKRALSVRFPDRTKDVVVLAGDGATVDIGLDMTLQAWFRQEKFTTICFDNELYANTGGQESGLMQKGFVAKMAPVGKLFDKVRLPEIARESGCHYVVNCTVSKPSLVEKVIRNAVHIAREIGPTYLQLYTPCILEIGKNSMEGLQEMRDSEKPTERFAYKEYVSEPAKQLLAELAAKDKERKAAAKQLAGKA from the coding sequence ATGAGCAAAGAGAAAATTAAGATTTCTGAGGCCCTCTATGACATCATGCCGTCGGACTACCAGGATCTGGTGAAGAGCGCGACCTACGGCAAGGAAGATCGTGGATGGAAAGATATCGGCAACAACAAAGAACTCATCGAGCAGCACTCGCTCTGCGCCGGCTGCCCGGAGTCCATGGCATTCCGTTATATCCTGGCCTCGCTCCCCAATCCTGAAGACACCGTGATGGTCGGGTCCACCGGTTGCACCAGCTTGGTGTTTCCGATGGTGGCCGTGCATAACATCCACTCCCTGTTTGGCAATCAAAACGCCATCGCATCGGGATTGAAGCGCGCCCTCAGCGTCCGTTTCCCAGACCGCACAAAAGATGTCGTAGTTCTCGCCGGCGATGGCGCCACCGTCGACATCGGTCTCGACATGACCTTACAAGCCTGGTTCCGCCAGGAAAAGTTCACCACCATCTGCTTCGACAACGAGCTCTATGCCAACACAGGTGGCCAAGAGAGCGGGTTGATGCAGAAAGGTTTCGTCGCCAAAATGGCTCCTGTTGGCAAGCTGTTCGACAAGGTACGGCTGCCTGAGATTGCCCGTGAATCCGGCTGTCACTATGTCGTTAACTGCACGGTCAGCAAGCCGTCTTTGGTCGAAAAAGTCATCCGGAACGCCGTCCATATCGCTCGTGAAATTGGACCGACCTATCTCCAGCTTTACACCCCCTGCATTCTGGAAATCGGCAAGAACAGCATGGAAGGCCTCCAGGAAATGCGCGATTCGGAAAAGCCGACCGAGCGTTTCGCCTATAAAGAATACGTCAGCGAGCCGGCCAAGCAATTGCTGGCTGAGCTAGCGGCGAAGGATAAAGAGCGGAAAGCGGCTGCCAAGCAATTGGCCGGGAAAGCCTAA
- a CDS encoding Pyruvate:ferredoxin oxidoreductase gamma subunit (MaGe:77309098), which yields MIKKRINIRMSGLGGQGAVTAAHVLAMAANRDGKFSISNPFFGAEKRMAPAESYCRIGIERIYDRGELVFPDVIQVFHPQVITMGKSYTMPFYSGVKEGGIVIINSAEPLLSEEDIERLKDLNVALFYIAGTELAIEVAGTELSTNMAMIGAVSGITKCVSMESLDGALQERFGKKFVASGGTASLDEAIKKKFAKKEMLLAKNLATVKAAYEIASEWADKNKIELKVGNPAVAA from the coding sequence ATGATTAAGAAGCGAATCAATATCCGGATGTCTGGCTTAGGCGGACAAGGCGCGGTCACCGCAGCCCATGTCTTGGCCATGGCCGCCAACCGGGACGGAAAGTTTTCAATTTCCAACCCATTTTTTGGCGCCGAGAAGCGGATGGCACCGGCTGAGAGCTATTGCCGTATCGGAATCGAACGGATCTATGATCGAGGCGAGTTGGTGTTCCCGGATGTAATCCAGGTGTTTCACCCCCAGGTTATCACGATGGGGAAAAGCTACACCATGCCGTTCTATTCTGGCGTGAAGGAAGGCGGCATCGTCATCATCAACTCCGCCGAGCCGCTTCTGTCGGAAGAAGATATCGAAAGGCTCAAAGACTTAAACGTCGCCTTGTTCTACATCGCCGGCACCGAGCTCGCCATTGAAGTGGCCGGCACCGAGCTATCCACAAACATGGCCATGATCGGCGCTGTTTCCGGTATCACCAAGTGCGTCTCCATGGAATCCTTGGATGGCGCGCTGCAAGAGCGATTCGGAAAGAAATTTGTCGCCTCTGGCGGTACGGCCTCATTGGACGAAGCGATCAAGAAAAAATTCGCCAAGAAAGAGATGTTGCTGGCTAAGAATCTGGCAACCGTCAAGGCAGCCTACGAGATAGCCAGCGAATGGGCGGACAAGAATAAGATTGAGTTGAAAGTCGGCAATCCTGCCGTTGCAGCGTAA
- a CDS encoding Pyruvate:ferredoxin oxidoreductase epsilon subunit (MaGe:77309099) produces MYNVAQVIDEKCTAKKGCRLCIMYCPEANCLDLNSSKMVAEVHIDRCKGCELCVVVCDAAKHNAIEMQAVSATGQLIAKKGESAALGQAYQG; encoded by the coding sequence ATGTATAACGTAGCGCAAGTCATCGATGAGAAGTGCACGGCCAAGAAGGGCTGCCGTCTTTGCATCATGTATTGCCCGGAAGCCAACTGTCTGGACCTGAATTCCAGCAAAATGGTTGCTGAGGTCCATATTGATCGCTGCAAGGGCTGTGAACTGTGCGTCGTCGTTTGCGACGCCGCCAAGCACAATGCGATTGAGATGCAAGCCGTCAGCGCCACCGGTCAACTGATCGCAAAAAAAGGCGAATCGGCAGCGCTGGGACAAGCCTACCAAGGCTAA
- a CDS encoding hypothetical protein (Evidence 4 : Unknown function but conserved in other organisms; MaGe:77309100), with translation MNDEDNVIDELLSEISGLIAQYPKAIERRAAQIQATGKDPELVDKLIKAADTMRDSGNLYLTWAKHYAALADGNTDASSDEDETEDFDV, from the coding sequence ATGAACGACGAAGACAATGTGATCGACGAACTGCTCAGTGAAATTTCCGGCTTGATCGCGCAATACCCCAAAGCCATCGAACGGCGCGCCGCTCAGATCCAGGCAACGGGGAAAGACCCGGAACTGGTCGACAAGCTCATCAAGGCAGCCGATACGATGCGAGATAGCGGGAATCTCTATCTGACCTGGGCGAAACACTATGCCGCGCTCGCCGACGGCAATACGGATGCGTCTTCAGATGAAGATGAAACTGAGGACTTTGACGTCTAA
- a CDS encoding Class II aldolase/adducin family protein (MaGe:77309101): MLTAIGDVMRRVYERGWITTRDGNISMRKREGKYLYITPSGWRKTIIHPEHVVRLEIVNDPETGLSIPKVRDDQQPSGELWMHWNLQRDSKKTRTVVHVHATHIVAAIYAGVDLQAMSAEFPEISRYTRVGRTVPALPALSRDLADVTAECFGLKKDGTLEFDIVGQANHGVCAVANDPWAAYEHVERLDHICEIVLKSGVAARATR, translated from the coding sequence ATGTTAACGGCAATTGGCGATGTGATGCGGCGGGTGTATGAGCGGGGGTGGATTACGACCAGAGACGGCAATATCAGCATGCGGAAGCGGGAAGGGAAGTATTTGTATATCACTCCCTCCGGGTGGCGAAAGACGATTATTCATCCTGAACATGTCGTCAGGCTCGAAATCGTCAACGACCCTGAGACCGGTCTTTCGATCCCGAAAGTTCGAGACGACCAACAACCCTCGGGTGAATTGTGGATGCATTGGAATCTTCAACGGGATTCCAAAAAGACACGAACGGTGGTCCATGTGCATGCGACTCACATTGTCGCAGCGATTTATGCGGGGGTGGATTTACAGGCTATGAGCGCTGAGTTCCCGGAGATCTCGCGCTATACCCGCGTCGGGCGAACCGTGCCCGCCTTGCCGGCGCTTTCACGCGATCTGGCCGACGTGACGGCAGAATGTTTTGGGTTGAAGAAGGATGGAACGCTGGAATTCGATATTGTGGGACAGGCCAATCACGGAGTGTGCGCAGTTGCAAACGATCCATGGGCGGCATACGAACATGTCGAGCGGCTGGATCATATCTGTGAGATTGTGTTGAAAAGCGGCGTTGCCGCCCGTGCGACCAGATAG
- a CDS encoding Alpha/beta fold hydrolase (MaGe:77309102), with product MRNAHSFTPLFFLHNAHLMTLAPRYWPRATSLSGIPQTERLFTTEPGTQLLGFCHWQPRALESPTLILVHGLEGCADSHYMRGIAAKAYRRGFNVLRINQRTCGGTEHLTPTLYNSGLSSDYREIVRELATVDRLTHIWLIGYSMGGNLVLKAAGEIEASLPALAGVAAVCPNIDPTQCVAALEQPRNWIYHQHFLSRLKARMKRKAALTPGKWNLNALRSMKTISQFDDYYTARDGGYRNGADYYDRAGARHVLHRIAVPTLIITAQDDPFIPYSLFASPALADNRHIALLAPRHGGHCGFFSASPAGEDCYWAENRIIEFASRGRS from the coding sequence ATGCGCAACGCCCATTCTTTTACTCCTCTATTTTTTCTTCATAACGCGCATCTCATGACGCTTGCGCCGCGCTATTGGCCGAGAGCAACCTCCCTGAGCGGGATCCCGCAAACTGAGCGCCTCTTCACCACCGAACCTGGCACACAGCTCCTCGGATTCTGTCACTGGCAGCCACGCGCTTTGGAATCGCCCACCCTCATTCTCGTTCACGGCCTAGAGGGCTGCGCGGACTCGCACTACATGCGAGGGATCGCGGCCAAGGCCTATCGGCGTGGGTTCAACGTCCTGCGGATAAACCAACGCACCTGCGGCGGCACCGAGCACCTCACTCCAACGCTCTATAACAGCGGGCTCAGCAGCGATTATCGCGAGATCGTCAGAGAACTGGCGACAGTAGACCGCCTGACGCATATCTGGCTCATCGGCTATTCGATGGGAGGCAATCTTGTGCTGAAAGCGGCCGGCGAAATCGAGGCCTCCCTACCTGCCCTCGCAGGAGTCGCCGCCGTATGCCCGAACATCGACCCGACCCAATGCGTGGCGGCCTTGGAGCAACCCAGGAACTGGATCTATCACCAGCACTTCCTCTCACGCCTCAAAGCGCGAATGAAGCGGAAGGCCGCGCTCACTCCTGGCAAATGGAATCTGAATGCATTGCGCTCAATGAAGACGATCAGCCAATTCGACGATTACTACACCGCCCGCGACGGAGGATATCGGAATGGCGCAGACTACTACGACCGCGCAGGAGCCCGGCATGTGCTGCATCGCATTGCCGTCCCGACATTGATTATTACCGCCCAGGACGATCCATTTATTCCCTACTCGCTCTTCGCCAGCCCTGCACTCGCCGACAACCGACATATCGCTCTGCTGGCGCCTCGCCACGGCGGACATTGCGGATTCTTTAGCGCGAGCCCAGCCGGTGAAGACTGTTATTGGGCGGAAAACAGAATTATCGAGTTTGCGAGTCGAGGCCGCAGCTGA
- a CDS encoding conserved membrane protein of unknown function (Evidence 4 : Unknown function but conserved in other organisms; MaGe:77309103), with protein MKARTWMMQYGVAMLLSCTFALILGQVPLFRETAVGKLAASDLVQFLGYGSTIVLAWFGARQAAADPSEDWKWLAPYRALILPVTTLATVILAYGVLLLVSDPFLNKSAKRIYNWIFIVGIVAAIAWLIATWIRTCAPLVAAAAPRRLKKAI; from the coding sequence ATGAAAGCGCGGACATGGATGATGCAATACGGTGTGGCGATGCTGCTCTCATGCACATTTGCCCTGATCCTTGGACAGGTCCCGCTCTTTCGCGAGACGGCTGTGGGAAAGTTAGCCGCCTCCGATCTGGTGCAGTTTCTCGGGTATGGCAGCACGATTGTCCTGGCTTGGTTCGGCGCCCGGCAGGCTGCGGCGGACCCTTCCGAGGATTGGAAATGGCTCGCGCCGTATCGCGCGCTGATTCTTCCGGTCACGACGCTGGCGACGGTGATTCTGGCGTATGGCGTCTTGTTACTAGTGAGCGACCCGTTTCTGAATAAATCCGCCAAGAGAATCTATAATTGGATTTTTATCGTGGGGATTGTGGCGGCGATTGCATGGCTTATTGCGACATGGATTAGAACCTGCGCCCCGCTTGTCGCTGCGGCGGCTCCTCGTCGATTGAAAAAAGCTATCTAG
- a CDS encoding Pup--protein ligase (MaGe:77309104) yields MLNRIFGLETEYGLLVNQDRPDHSPTWFAHQIRDHLFHTQRRGVLDLHHRGHDEPPGNGGFLTNAGRMYLDMGHLEYASPECQSLVDLIAVDRAGDQLLQETIETLGFGDTISLIKNNIDHETDATFGSHENYLVTRRFPFSRRGLSPLVTFLVTRQIFTGSGRIGAASPQDAWIQMDRLIVPRGALRSHAPQPAIPFQISQRADHIVNDFFEWVQQNRAIVNTRDEPLADPNQYRRIHLLLGDSNMAEVATALKMGTTGLVLQLIEEGKAPAGLELDEPVETLQEISQDQERQWIVRLQSGRTISAIDVQEQFLAAAREAYAGQDEETDWVLDQWESVLRDLRGDYTKLVGRLDWASKLWLLESFREAEQLDWQDPALKSLDLEYHNLHADRGLYFGLLEEGRVPRMTTDKAIALAMEHPPRNTRAFGRGELVRHLLAAGSGLEPSGSASDERFFPDYVINWSIVQVQGRTPFPMPDPFKTYVQDVRTYLQSP; encoded by the coding sequence ATGCTGAATCGTATATTCGGACTGGAAACGGAGTACGGACTTCTGGTCAACCAGGATCGCCCCGATCACTCGCCGACGTGGTTTGCCCACCAGATTCGCGATCATCTCTTTCATACCCAGCGCCGGGGCGTTTTGGACCTCCATCATCGCGGGCATGACGAGCCGCCTGGGAACGGGGGCTTTCTGACCAATGCCGGGCGGATGTATCTCGACATGGGCCACCTGGAGTACGCCTCGCCTGAATGCCAGTCGCTCGTCGATCTGATCGCAGTCGACCGGGCCGGCGATCAGCTTCTGCAGGAGACGATCGAGACGCTTGGGTTCGGCGACACGATTTCACTGATCAAGAACAACATCGATCATGAAACGGACGCCACGTTTGGATCGCATGAAAATTATCTGGTCACCCGGCGGTTTCCATTCAGCCGTCGCGGCTTGAGTCCGCTTGTCACGTTCCTGGTCACGCGGCAGATTTTCACCGGATCGGGGCGTATTGGCGCGGCCAGTCCGCAAGATGCCTGGATCCAAATGGATCGCCTGATTGTGCCGCGTGGGGCGCTCCGGTCGCATGCGCCACAGCCGGCGATTCCTTTTCAGATTTCACAGCGGGCCGATCATATCGTGAACGACTTCTTCGAATGGGTGCAGCAGAACCGGGCCATCGTCAATACGCGGGATGAGCCGCTGGCGGATCCCAATCAATACCGGCGCATTCATCTGTTGCTCGGCGATTCGAACATGGCCGAGGTCGCCACGGCGCTCAAGATGGGCACGACAGGATTAGTCTTGCAGTTGATCGAAGAGGGGAAGGCGCCGGCCGGGCTGGAACTCGATGAGCCGGTCGAAACCCTGCAAGAGATCTCCCAAGATCAGGAGCGCCAGTGGATTGTGCGGTTGCAATCGGGCCGGACAATCTCAGCGATCGATGTTCAAGAACAATTCCTCGCGGCTGCACGAGAAGCCTATGCCGGGCAGGATGAGGAGACGGATTGGGTGCTTGACCAGTGGGAGTCAGTCCTCAGGGATTTGCGTGGCGACTATACTAAGCTAGTGGGGCGCCTCGATTGGGCTTCTAAGTTGTGGCTGCTGGAATCTTTTCGCGAGGCTGAGCAGCTGGACTGGCAGGATCCGGCGCTTAAGAGTCTCGATCTCGAATATCATAATTTGCATGCGGACCGAGGCCTCTATTTCGGGCTGCTCGAAGAGGGCCGAGTACCCCGTATGACAACGGATAAGGCGATTGCCCTCGCGATGGAACACCCTCCCCGCAACACGCGGGCGTTTGGCCGAGGTGAATTGGTTCGACATTTGCTGGCGGCCGGCTCTGGCTTGGAGCCAAGTGGCTCGGCCTCCGATGAGCGATTCTTTCCGGACTATGTCATCAATTGGTCAATCGTTCAGGTCCAAGGCCGCACGCCGTTTCCCATGCCCGATCCGTTCAAAACCTACGTTCAGGACGTTCGCACCTACTTACAGTCTCCCTGA
- a CDS encoding Proteasome subunit alpha (MaGe:77309105) — MYEEPYRWVEAVGNRRTYLDEQFRQGSPVVALGYDGGILLTTASKGTPKLYEIYDRIALGGMGHPADLEKLRFSLLEMAHTEGFNRSPSDVTGSRLVKYGIAPVIKQAFEEVYKAPFIVRILLAELGQKPEKDTLLTINYDGTFDERRDFAVLAATKQAQTRMQEYLKAQAVSPCPLQQGLLLALRAWAIGSLAHQQDSAEASADSGAEDRRETAASIPDQAALLAHLREVLVERTLECAVLERQQAGSSKYRALKPAELARVLPGDFQALLAG, encoded by the coding sequence ATGTATGAAGAGCCGTATCGGTGGGTAGAGGCGGTCGGCAATCGCCGGACGTATCTGGATGAGCAGTTTCGGCAGGGGAGTCCTGTGGTGGCTCTAGGCTACGATGGAGGCATCCTCCTGACGACGGCCAGCAAGGGCACGCCGAAGCTGTACGAGATTTACGATCGTATTGCTCTGGGAGGCATGGGCCACCCGGCAGATTTGGAAAAGCTTCGATTCAGTTTGTTGGAGATGGCCCATACGGAGGGGTTCAATCGGTCTCCGTCGGATGTCACCGGCTCGCGCCTGGTGAAGTACGGGATTGCGCCGGTGATTAAGCAGGCGTTTGAAGAGGTGTATAAAGCGCCGTTCATCGTGAGAATTCTCCTGGCCGAGTTGGGCCAGAAGCCGGAGAAGGATACTTTGCTCACGATCAACTATGACGGAACGTTCGACGAGCGCAGGGATTTTGCCGTGCTGGCCGCAACGAAGCAGGCGCAGACTCGCATGCAAGAGTATCTGAAAGCGCAGGCTGTATCGCCCTGCCCGCTTCAGCAGGGCTTGCTGCTGGCACTGCGCGCTTGGGCAATCGGGTCGCTTGCGCATCAACAGGATTCGGCCGAGGCCTCAGCTGATAGTGGGGCAGAGGACCGTCGTGAAACGGCTGCCTCGATTCCCGATCAGGCCGCCTTGCTCGCACATCTCCGTGAGGTGCTGGTAGAGAGGACGCTGGAATGCGCGGTCTTGGAACGGCAACAGGCCGGTTCGTCCAAGTATCGCGCCCTGAAACCGGCTGAGTTGGCGCGCGTGCTTCCGGGCGATTTCCAAGCCCTCCTTGCTGGCTAA